In one Balaenoptera musculus isolate JJ_BM4_2016_0621 chromosome 20, mBalMus1.pri.v3, whole genome shotgun sequence genomic region, the following are encoded:
- the LOC118887063 gene encoding high mobility group protein B3-like, whose translation MAKGDPKKPKGKMSAYAFFVQTCREEHKKKNPEVPVNFAEFSKKCSERWKTMSGKEKSKFDEMAKADKVCYDREMKDYRPAKGGKKKKDPNAPKRPPSGFFLFCSEFRPKIKSTNPGISIGDVAKKLGEMWNNLSDSEKQPNINKAAKRKEKYEKDVADCKSKGKFDGAKGPAKVARKKMEEEDEEDENEEEEEEEEEEDE comes from the coding sequence ATGGCTAAAGGTGATCCCAAGAAACCAAAGGGCAAGATGTCTGCTTATGCCTTCTTTGTGCAGACGTGCAGAGAGGAACATAAGAAGAAAAACCCTGAGGTCCCTGTCAATTTTGCAGAATTTTCCAAGAAGTGCTCTGAGAGGTGGAAGACAATGTCTGGGAAAGAGAAgtctaaatttgatgaaatggCAAAGGCAGATAAAGTGTGCTATGATCGGGAAATGAAGGATTACAGACCAGCTAAGGGAGGCAAGAAGAAGAAGGACCCGAATGCCCCCAAGAGGCCACCGTCTGGTTTTTTCCTGTTCTGTTCTGAATTCCGCCCGAAGATCAAATCTACAAACCCTGGCATCTCTATTGGAGACGTGGCGAAGAAGCTGGGCGAGATGTGGAATAACTTAAGTGACAGCGAGAAGCAGCCAAACATCAACAAGGCAGCGAAGCGGAAGGAGAAATACGAGAAGGATGTCGCAGACTGTAAGTCTAAAGGGAAGTTTGATGGCGCCAAGGGTCCTGCTAAAGTTGCCCGGAAAAAGAtggaagaggaagatgaagaagaCGAGAacgaagaagaggaggaggaggaggaggaggaggatgaataa